The genomic segment ATGATATAGAAATGTTTGAACAAGTATGTTCACATGCAAAATCTAATGTAATTATGATTAATGGTAAGCTGGAGGATCCAATTGTTGGAATTGGAAGCGTAGGAAGAGAAATGAGAAAAAGATTTGCTAAAAAATGGAAAGTTTTATACTTTGTTCAACCATTATCGATGGGTGCATTATTAAAAAGATATCCCAATGATTGGGAACTTTTTAAATTAAATAATAATGGTTATACTTTTGTTAAATCATTTATTAATAGACCTGACGATGAAACAATAATCCTTAACTTGTAAATTAATGAAAAAAAATCTTTCTTTATTTATTGGATTAATAATTATATCGATAAATACAGCCAATGGTAATATATTTTCGATATATTCTTACGTCCGACAAAGAATTAATATTAATACTATAAGTCCTGAGGAGACAAATATATGTTATGCATTGCAAAAAAAGATAGAGGATTATATTGATAACTTTAATAGTCAAATAAGTGTTAACATTTTAAATAAAAATGGTGAGTATATTGTAGATATAAATGGAAAAATCCCTAGAATTCCTGCTTCGAATCAAAAGATTTTGTCGAGCGCTTTTTCTTTAGATAATTTAGGACCAAACTATATTCTCAAAACATCTCTAAAAGAGATGAGTAGTGGAGGATTATACTTTGATGCATCTGGTGATCCTGACTTTAATAAAAGACATTTAGATGAGTTACTAAGAGGACTAAATAGTAAGGAGATTAATACGGGTATTAAATTACCAATTTTAATCAGTAGTAGTAATAAAAATACTTGGTGGCCCCCTAGCTGGTCCTATTCTGATAGGAAAGAGGAGTATGGAGCACCAATTACTAAGTACTCGATAGCTAGTAATGCAAGTACTAAAGCTTTAAATAATCCAATAGATAATTTTATTAATGAGTTAAATACTTCTCTAGTAAGAAATAACTTATCAAGTAAATATTTTATTAAACCTGTTTATAAGGATTTTTCTGTTGATTTTGCTTCTACTATCAAAAGTGTTAATTCTGCGCCCTTATATATTTTACTTAATCTAGTTAATTCTGAAAGCCATAATTATACAGCTGAGGTTGTTTTCAGACATTCATTAAATAATTGGTCTCATGATTTTCCTAATGTTAAATACACTAAGTGGTTAAATGATCAAAACTTTGATTCAGATGATTTTATCTTTGCTGATGCTAGTGGTTTATCAAGAGAAAATAGAGTTA from the Prochlorococcus marinus str. NATL2A genome contains:
- a CDS encoding D-alanyl-D-alanine carboxypeptidase; translated protein: MKKNLSLFIGLIIISINTANGNIFSIYSYVRQRININTISPEETNICYALQKKIEDYIDNFNSQISVNILNKNGEYIVDINGKIPRIPASNQKILSSAFSLDNLGPNYILKTSLKEMSSGGLYFDASGDPDFNKRHLDELLRGLNSKEINTGIKLPILISSSNKNTWWPPSWSYSDRKEEYGAPITKYSIASNASTKALNNPIDNFINELNTSLVRNNLSSKYFIKPVYKDFSVDFASTIKSVNSAPLYILLNLVNSESHNYTAEVVFRHSLNNWSHDFPNVKYTKWLNDQNFDSDDFIFADASGLSRENRVTTYGLSQFLRRMQLSRYSDYYFSSFSILGVRGSLKNVKAPINLKGRILAKSGRLSNVRSISGIILGKDKIFSIIVNNKENSTKNIINILSIVDNTNYCT